One part of the Nostoc sp. PCC 7120 = FACHB-418 genome encodes these proteins:
- a CDS encoding eIF2A-related protein gives MSPLGVATSHSTHTLATGKAKLWLLLVGVNQYQDERLPTLRYSAVDCQGLATALADATWRFPDKSEWVHHDFATQLPTLAIVRDSFNKVTHQAQPEDTILFYFSGHGILEPSSQQAILCLADTQTDDLLNTGLGLPELLQGLENSQAQTQLVWLDACHSGSLTFRGARNNHTLASLPNPTPQIVELLRQRAKQSKGFYALLSCDTNQQSWEFPELGHGVFTYYLMRGLRGEAADRQGLIDADGLYRYVYHQTRQYIEQTNQQLRLINQQNRSRGNTQVYSEYPLQTPKRIVEGVGEVILGVKPALVVSPDSRKALIVEGLATNQTTLAFSQLLGTVGGFEIEYWPLARTNQDLQSTIGNCLQSRELETENQQNNLATTLLYLRGKLAESPTGEPVLVLGENIQLNRSWLRQQLRRSLYSQQIIIFDCPLDKHSYISLQDWVEDLQLGFEQGQCIIAAASSPENPQQFLQTLHSTLQAHQEQPNLSAAAWINQLQLSSPLPLHIWLSGAKGVIEIIPASTDAKGKRPNAIVDLGICPYRGLQAFQEEDVQYFYGRETLTQQLIADLANKSFMAVVGASGSGKSSVVQAGLIAQLRRGQQLPGSQEWWMKSFRPGEYPLVSLSHCLVDSGTEKEKAYQQMQLEGMLYQGAQGFVHWLHHRREPMVVLVLDQFEELFTLAASEDRQRFLDTVLGALELSPDKFKLIVTLRADFIAPCLEIPTLAKLLQQSSILLPPCLTQEEYRRIIIHPAEKVGLTVDPELVEVLLQELHNSPGDLPLLEFVLEQLWEYRDKGVITLQAYQQYLGGIKGALEKKAQGVYDTLDSEAQECTRWIFLSLTQLGEGTEDTRRRVLKSELIVKKYPVALVERTLQVLTVAKLVVVNGEWEEGRGKRQGAGGRGQGENILLTTPSVTIEVAHEVIIRYWSTLRWWLEENRSRLRSHRQIEQSAALWQQNNQQPDFLLQGVRLAEAEEIYLNYTDELSWDVQHFIEACLHERRRKQNQEQSRLRQAQRAVSIISTLGLTAFGLAVFAYQQTQNAQLKEIQALNSLSENFLLSHKQLEALMTSVQAGKEVQNISLGIPPDTRTQTATILQQAVYNTQERNRLLHNAWVTSVSYSPDGEVIASGSVDNTIHLWRRDGKLLTTLTGHNDGVNSVSFSPDGEILASASADSTIKLWQRNGQLITTLKGHDQGVKSVSFSPNGEIIASGSSDHTINLWSRAGKLLLSLNGHSQGVNSIKFSPEGDTIASASDDGTIRLWSLDGRPLITIPSHTKQVLAVTFSPDGQTIVSAGADNTVKLWSRNGTLLTTLEGHNEAVWQVIFSPDGRLIATASADKTITLWSRDGNILGTFAGHNHEVNSLSFSPDGNILASGSDDNTVRLWTVNRTLPKTFYGHKGSVSYVRFSNDGKKITSLSTDSTMKTWSLDGKLLQTLSSPLPDVTSISFTPDNKIVALASPDHTIHLYNRQGGLLRSLPGHNHWITSLSFSPNKQILASGSADKTIKLWSVNGRLLKTLLGHNGWVTDIKFSADGKNIVSASADKTIKIWSLDGRLIRTLQGHSASVWSVNLSPDGQTLASTSQDETIKLWNLNGELIYTLRGHSDVVYNLSFSPDGKTIASASDDGTIKLWNVPNGTLLKTFQGHRGGVRSVSFSPDGKILASGGHDTTVKVWNLEGIELQTLNLDELLNRACDRLHNYLTTNPNITTEEYQLCFGD, from the coding sequence ATGTCTCCACTCGGTGTTGCTACCAGTCATTCAACTCATACCCTAGCGACAGGGAAAGCAAAACTTTGGCTGTTGTTAGTGGGAGTTAACCAATACCAAGATGAAAGACTACCAACATTGCGTTATTCGGCTGTTGACTGTCAAGGTTTAGCAACAGCTTTAGCCGATGCAACTTGGAGGTTTCCCGATAAATCAGAGTGGGTACATCATGATTTTGCTACCCAACTACCCACACTTGCCATTGTCAGGGATAGCTTCAACAAAGTTACTCACCAGGCTCAACCAGAAGACACGATTTTATTTTACTTTTCTGGTCACGGAATCTTAGAACCTAGTTCTCAACAGGCAATTTTGTGTTTAGCAGATACTCAAACAGATGATTTATTGAATACAGGTTTAGGTTTACCAGAACTTTTGCAAGGTTTAGAAAATAGCCAAGCACAAACCCAGCTAGTTTGGCTAGATGCTTGTCATAGTGGTAGTCTCACATTTAGAGGTGCAAGGAATAACCACACACTAGCATCTTTGCCCAATCCTACGCCCCAAATAGTGGAATTATTACGCCAACGGGCAAAACAAAGTAAAGGATTCTACGCTTTACTTTCCTGTGATACCAATCAACAATCTTGGGAATTTCCCGAATTAGGACATGGTGTATTTACTTATTATCTAATGCGGGGGTTGCGGGGTGAAGCAGCAGATAGACAAGGTTTGATTGATGCTGATGGACTTTACCGCTACGTTTATCACCAGACACGCCAATATATTGAACAAACCAACCAGCAATTACGACTAATTAATCAACAAAATCGCAGTCGGGGAAATACTCAGGTTTATTCAGAATATCCATTGCAAACACCAAAGCGTATTGTCGAAGGTGTGGGGGAAGTGATTTTGGGAGTAAAACCTGCATTAGTTGTGTCTCCCGACTCTCGAAAGGCCTTGATTGTGGAAGGGTTAGCAACTAATCAAACAACTCTGGCTTTTAGTCAACTTTTAGGGACTGTAGGGGGCTTTGAGATTGAGTATTGGCCTCTGGCTCGTACCAATCAAGATTTACAGTCTACGATTGGCAATTGTTTACAAAGTAGAGAACTGGAGACAGAAAACCAGCAAAATAATCTTGCCACAACACTATTATATTTGCGGGGAAAATTGGCAGAAAGCCCAACTGGTGAACCTGTGTTAGTGCTGGGAGAAAATATCCAGTTGAATCGTTCTTGGTTAAGGCAACAATTGAGGCGATCGCTATACTCTCAACAAATTATCATCTTCGATTGTCCTTTAGACAAACATAGTTACATATCCTTACAAGATTGGGTAGAAGACTTACAATTGGGGTTCGAGCAAGGACAATGTATCATAGCGGCTGCTTCATCACCAGAAAATCCTCAACAATTCTTGCAAACGCTACACTCTACTTTACAGGCGCATCAGGAACAACCAAACCTATCAGCCGCCGCTTGGATTAATCAATTGCAACTATCCTCCCCATTACCTTTACACATTTGGCTATCAGGCGCAAAAGGGGTAATTGAAATTATCCCTGCAAGTACAGATGCTAAAGGTAAGCGGCCAAACGCCATCGTTGATTTAGGTATTTGTCCCTACAGAGGGTTACAAGCTTTCCAAGAAGAAGATGTCCAATATTTTTACGGTAGAGAAACCCTCACCCAACAACTTATAGCAGACTTAGCAAATAAGTCATTTATGGCTGTGGTTGGTGCATCGGGAAGCGGTAAATCTTCCGTCGTCCAGGCGGGTTTAATTGCCCAACTCCGCCGGGGTCAGCAATTACCAGGGAGTCAAGAATGGTGGATGAAAAGCTTTCGTCCTGGGGAATATCCTCTAGTCAGCTTATCCCATTGCTTAGTGGATAGTGGTACTGAAAAAGAAAAAGCGTATCAACAAATGCAGCTAGAGGGGATGTTATATCAAGGGGCGCAAGGATTTGTCCATTGGCTACATCATCGCCGCGAACCAATGGTAGTGTTGGTATTAGACCAGTTTGAAGAATTATTTACCCTGGCGGCTAGTGAAGATAGGCAGAGATTTCTAGACACTGTTTTGGGTGCGTTGGAGTTATCACCAGACAAGTTTAAATTAATTGTTACTCTCCGGGCAGATTTTATTGCTCCTTGTTTAGAAATACCTACTTTAGCGAAGCTTTTACAGCAGTCAAGTATTTTGCTACCGCCTTGCTTAACTCAAGAAGAGTACCGCCGAATTATTATTCACCCCGCCGAAAAAGTAGGATTAACAGTAGACCCGGAATTAGTCGAGGTGCTGTTACAAGAGTTACATAACTCCCCTGGAGATTTACCATTACTAGAATTTGTTCTCGAACAATTGTGGGAATATCGAGACAAAGGTGTAATTACCTTACAAGCTTACCAGCAATACTTGGGCGGAATTAAAGGCGCATTGGAGAAGAAAGCCCAAGGCGTTTACGATACTTTAGATTCAGAAGCCCAAGAATGCACCCGGTGGATTTTCTTATCACTGACACAGTTAGGTGAAGGAACAGAGGATACCAGACGGCGGGTACTCAAGTCTGAGTTAATTGTCAAAAAATACCCTGTTGCTTTAGTAGAAAGAACATTACAAGTTTTGACTGTGGCTAAGTTAGTGGTAGTGAATGGGGAGTGGGAAGAGGGAAGAGGGAAGAGGCAGGGGGCAGGGGGCAGGGGGCAGGGGGAAAATATCTTGCTCACAACTCCCTCCGTGACGATAGAAGTAGCCCATGAGGTGATAATTCGTTACTGGTCAACTCTACGGTGGTGGTTAGAGGAAAATCGTAGTAGATTGCGATCGCATCGACAAATTGAACAATCGGCGGCTTTATGGCAGCAAAACAACCAACAGCCTGATTTTTTATTACAAGGTGTCCGACTAGCAGAAGCTGAGGAAATTTATCTTAATTACACTGATGAATTATCTTGGGATGTCCAGCATTTCATTGAAGCTTGTCTCCATGAAAGGCGACGTAAACAAAACCAAGAACAAAGCCGACTCAGACAAGCACAAAGGGCCGTCAGTATTATCAGTACTTTGGGTTTAACGGCGTTTGGTTTAGCGGTTTTTGCTTATCAACAAACCCAAAACGCCCAACTCAAAGAAATTCAAGCTTTAAATTCTCTGTCGGAAAACTTTCTTCTCTCCCACAAACAATTAGAAGCACTCATGACTAGTGTGCAAGCTGGGAAGGAAGTACAAAACATTAGTTTGGGAATCCCCCCAGATACCCGCACGCAAACGGCAACAATTTTACAACAAGCAGTCTACAACACTCAGGAACGCAACCGTTTACTGCATAATGCTTGGGTAACTAGCGTCAGTTACTCACCAGATGGTGAAGTCATTGCTTCTGGTAGTGTAGATAACACCATCCATCTTTGGCGTAGAGATGGCAAATTGCTTACCACTCTCACTGGTCATAATGATGGGGTAAATAGCGTCAGTTTTTCCCCCGATGGTGAGATTTTGGCTTCTGCCAGTGCAGACAGTACCATCAAACTTTGGCAACGCAATGGTCAACTAATTACCACACTCAAAGGACATGACCAAGGTGTCAAGAGTGTTAGTTTTTCCCCCAATGGTGAAATTATCGCCTCTGGTAGTAGTGACCATACCATTAATCTTTGGAGTCGTGCAGGTAAATTACTACTTAGTCTCAATGGACATAGCCAAGGTGTCAATAGCATCAAATTCTCCCCAGAAGGTGATACCATTGCCTCTGCCAGTGACGATGGGACAATTAGACTGTGGAGTTTAGACGGTCGCCCTTTAATCACCATCCCCTCCCACACAAAACAAGTGTTGGCTGTCACATTTAGCCCCGATGGGCAAACCATTGTTTCGGCTGGTGCAGACAATACCGTCAAACTCTGGAGTCGTAACGGTACTTTGCTGACAACTCTAGAGGGACATAATGAAGCTGTTTGGCAAGTAATTTTCTCCCCCGATGGACGGTTAATTGCTACCGCCAGCGCTGATAAAACTATTACCCTTTGGTCGCGTGATGGCAATATCTTAGGAACTTTTGCTGGACATAACCATGAAGTCAATAGTCTCAGTTTTAGTCCCGATGGCAATATATTAGCTTCCGGTAGCGATGATAATACTGTCAGACTGTGGACTGTGAACAGAACACTACCCAAAACCTTTTATGGACATAAAGGTAGCGTCAGTTACGTCAGATTTAGCAATGATGGTAAGAAAATTACCTCACTCAGCACCGACAGCACAATGAAAACCTGGAGTCTGGATGGGAAATTATTGCAAACCTTGTCGTCTCCTCTACCTGATGTCACCAGTATCAGTTTCACACCAGACAATAAAATCGTCGCCTTAGCTAGTCCTGACCATACTATCCACCTTTACAACCGGCAAGGCGGTTTGCTGCGTAGCTTACCAGGTCACAACCATTGGATAACGAGCTTAAGTTTCAGTCCCAACAAGCAAATATTAGCTTCTGGTAGTGCTGACAAAACCATCAAACTTTGGAGTGTAAACGGTCGCTTGTTGAAGACTCTGTTAGGACATAATGGTTGGGTGACAGATATCAAATTTAGCGCTGATGGCAAAAACATTGTCTCCGCTAGTGCTGACAAAACTATCAAAATTTGGAGCTTAGATGGTAGGCTAATCAGGACTTTACAAGGTCATAGTGCTAGTGTGTGGAGTGTCAACCTTTCACCCGACGGTCAAACTCTAGCCTCAACTAGTCAAGATGAAACTATCAAACTCTGGAATTTAAATGGGGAATTAATCTACACCCTCCGGGGTCATAGTGATGTAGTTTACAATTTAAGTTTTTCACCTGATGGTAAAACAATAGCCTCAGCTAGTGATGACGGCACAATTAAGCTATGGAATGTCCCTAATGGCACATTACTAAAAACCTTCCAAGGACATCGCGGCGGTGTCAGAAGCGTGAGTTTTAGTCCCGACGGTAAAATTTTGGCTTCCGGTGGACATGATACTACAGTCAAAGTCTGGAACCTGGAGGGGATAGAACTACAAACCCTCAATCTAGATGAGTTACTCAACCGTGCTTGCGATCGCCTGCATAATTATCTCACAACCAACCCTAATATAACTACAGAAGAGTATCAGCTTTGTTTTGGGGATTAG
- a CDS encoding DMT family transporter — protein MSTSLVYLLIAIIFEVSGTTCMKLSDGFNKLTPSILIFVFYGLCFTFQTLSLKNIDISIAYSVWAGLGTALIAGVGLIWFRESMTMVKFISMTLIIVGVVGINSGK, from the coding sequence ATGTCTACAAGTTTAGTTTACCTGCTGATTGCAATCATATTTGAAGTTTCTGGCACAACCTGCATGAAATTGTCAGATGGTTTTAATAAATTGACACCTTCTATTTTGATATTTGTATTTTATGGACTCTGTTTTACTTTCCAGACACTGTCACTCAAAAATATTGACATTAGTATTGCTTACTCTGTTTGGGCAGGTTTAGGAACTGCTTTGATTGCTGGTGTTGGTCTGATTTGGTTTCGTGAATCCATGACAATGGTTAAGTTTATCTCTATGACTTTAATTATTGTGGGAGTAGTTGGGATAAATTCAGGGAAATAA
- a CDS encoding Hsp20/alpha crystallin family protein, translating to MTLIRWNPWQDLNTLQRQLNHLFEEDMLPSTLLERTLTRVPAAELHETAEVIYLKLELPGIDAKDVDLQVTDKAVYISGERKSETKTEDKGVFKSEFQYGKFQRVIPLPARIQNTNVTAEYKDGILNLTLPKAEVEKNKVVKINIESAAG from the coding sequence ATGACACTTATCCGTTGGAACCCTTGGCAAGATTTAAACACTTTACAACGTCAATTAAATCATTTGTTTGAAGAAGATATGCTACCCTCCACACTATTAGAAAGAACCCTAACGAGAGTTCCGGCTGCTGAACTACATGAAACAGCAGAGGTAATTTATCTAAAACTAGAACTTCCTGGGATTGATGCTAAAGATGTAGATTTACAAGTCACTGACAAAGCAGTTTATATTAGTGGCGAACGTAAATCTGAAACTAAGACGGAAGATAAAGGTGTTTTTAAAAGCGAATTCCAATATGGCAAATTTCAACGAGTAATTCCTTTACCTGCTCGTATTCAAAATACCAACGTCACGGCAGAATATAAAGATGGTATCTTGAATTTGACATTACCTAAAGCCGAAGTAGAAAAGAATAAAGTCGTGAAGATTAACATTGAATCTGCTGCTGGCTAA
- a CDS encoding uroporphyrinogen-III synthase, with translation MSNLLTASHQLPLYGKRILVTAPRNYASRLSAQIICKGGLPILMPTIETCYLSNFSKLDAVISSINEFDWIAFTSRNGIIAFFERLHNLDISITKLQNCQLCALGKDIDILLSLFGKVDLIPDESSPAGIVAEFSQICGIREQKILVPVPEVIGIPEPNIVPNFIKDLEELGMQVIRVPAYITQSLDKDIYSVEINLIQQGLIDIIAFSSTAEIESFLAMFNSKSEFQHCVVACFGPYTAANAEQLGLNVSIVSTDFSSFEGFVEAIVKFYIDSPK, from the coding sequence ATGTCTAACTTACTAACTGCATCTCACCAATTGCCTTTATACGGAAAACGGATTTTAGTGACAGCACCAAGAAACTACGCTTCTAGGTTGTCTGCACAAATTATCTGCAAGGGTGGTTTACCGATTCTTATGCCCACGATAGAAACCTGCTATTTATCTAACTTTTCTAAATTAGATGCTGTTATCAGCAGTATAAATGAATTTGATTGGATTGCATTTACTAGCAGAAACGGCATTATAGCATTTTTTGAGCGTCTACATAATTTAGATATTTCTATAACTAAATTGCAAAATTGTCAATTATGTGCGTTAGGAAAAGATATAGATATTTTATTATCTTTGTTTGGTAAGGTTGATTTGATTCCTGATGAATCTAGCCCGGCGGGGATTGTAGCTGAATTTTCGCAAATATGTGGAATTAGGGAACAAAAAATACTAGTGCCTGTGCCAGAAGTTATAGGCATACCTGAGCCTAATATTGTGCCTAATTTTATCAAGGATTTAGAAGAATTGGGTATGCAGGTGATTCGTGTACCTGCATATATCACTCAATCTTTAGACAAAGATATTTACTCTGTAGAGATAAATTTAATCCAGCAAGGCTTAATTGATATTATCGCCTTTAGTAGTACGGCAGAAATAGAAAGTTTTCTCGCAATGTTTAACTCCAAGAGTGAGTTTCAGCATTGTGTTGTTGCTTGTTTTGGCCCTTACACAGCCGCAAACGCCGAACAGTTAGGTCTAAATGTTTCTATTGTGTCAACAGACTTTAGTTCTTTTGAAGGTTTCGTAGAAGCAATAGTAAAATTTTATATTGACAGTCCAAAGTAA
- a CDS encoding HAD family hydrolase: MLADIRAAIFDMDGLLFDTESIARWAWQQALASHGYIMSDNFYSEFVGRDLSWREKILKQRYGNDFPFDAIKRHRIEIGDRRELQEGLPMKVGALNLLCQLNSLGIIIALGTGTSRSRTIRRLSNAGILPYFTTIVTSEDVPQGKPAPDIYLEVSRRIHVAPVQCVVFEDSCVGVEAAFSAGMYPIMVPDIEQPSPEIRCLTYKILDSLEQASEFLEQRLEA, encoded by the coding sequence GTGTTAGCAGATATCCGCGCCGCAATCTTTGATATGGATGGGTTGCTTTTTGATACAGAAAGCATTGCTCGCTGGGCATGGCAGCAGGCCCTAGCCAGTCATGGATATATAATGAGTGATAATTTTTATAGTGAATTTGTCGGGCGTGATTTGTCATGGCGAGAAAAAATTCTCAAACAAAGGTATGGCAATGATTTTCCTTTTGATGCCATAAAAAGACACCGAATTGAAATTGGCGATCGCCGAGAACTGCAAGAAGGTTTGCCAATGAAAGTCGGTGCGTTAAACTTATTGTGTCAACTAAATAGTTTAGGAATAATCATTGCTTTAGGAACAGGCACATCCCGCAGCCGCACTATCCGCCGTTTAAGCAATGCTGGCATCTTGCCTTACTTTACAACAATTGTCACCAGCGAAGATGTACCACAAGGTAAACCCGCACCAGATATATATTTAGAAGTTAGTCGCAGAATTCATGTTGCACCTGTGCAGTGCGTAGTTTTTGAAGACTCATGCGTAGGGGTAGAAGCAGCCTTTAGCGCTGGTATGTATCCGATTATGGTTCCCGACATAGAACAACCATCACCGGAAATTAGATGCTTGACTTACAAAATTTTAGACTCTTTAGAACAAGCCAGTGAATTTTTAGAACAGAGGCTAGAGGCTTGA
- a CDS encoding nucleoside hydrolase, with translation MLKIPNVQKLFSAATFLVSITTIFCSQPALAASFKPTPLIIDDDGSQDGMTALAYMLANPKFDIQAITIAQGIARPQSFANNLERMLGRLDISGIPIGIGRSTPLAGNNTFPEPIRAGADTFWSPFVQLPNTAPLVITRPAAELIVEKVKRSLTPVAILATGPLTNIAEALRLDPTIINNIAVIEIMGGAVFVPGNLPVLPYPPFSTNTTAEFNIWADPLAAQEVFAAGGQGLKIQLTPLDATNQIAFSRADQQAWLATATPESKLAAEFLDFALTVIQSNNDPNPAWDLVAAINLSEPDFSVETSLYLEVDTTSDPGNTQGQTRAIPNLPPNVLVSLNPSFNNLPFQPGQVFSYLQIQSVPEPTLIPGILVLATVSAGMMTRRSQKKVNNKLRA, from the coding sequence ATGCTCAAAATTCCTAATGTGCAGAAGTTATTTTCTGCTGCTACATTTTTAGTATCGATCACAACGATTTTTTGTAGCCAACCTGCACTTGCAGCCTCTTTTAAGCCAACACCCCTAATTATTGACGACGATGGCAGCCAAGACGGCATGACTGCATTGGCTTATATGCTAGCCAATCCCAAATTTGACATTCAGGCAATTACCATCGCCCAAGGTATTGCCCGCCCACAAAGTTTTGCGAACAACCTGGAACGAATGCTAGGCAGACTAGATATCTCTGGTATCCCTATTGGCATTGGCAGATCAACTCCCCTGGCAGGAAACAATACTTTTCCAGAACCTATTCGTGCTGGTGCAGACACTTTTTGGTCTCCCTTCGTCCAACTACCTAATACAGCACCACTGGTGATAACTCGACCAGCCGCAGAACTGATTGTGGAAAAAGTGAAGCGGTCATTAACACCTGTGGCAATCTTGGCAACTGGCCCCCTAACCAATATTGCTGAAGCATTACGCCTTGACCCCACAATTATCAACAACATTGCCGTCATCGAAATCATGGGAGGTGCAGTTTTCGTACCCGGAAATCTCCCAGTCCTGCCATATCCCCCATTTTCCACCAACACTACAGCTGAATTTAACATCTGGGCTGACCCCTTAGCAGCACAAGAAGTATTTGCAGCCGGAGGGCAAGGATTAAAAATTCAGTTGACCCCCCTTGATGCTACAAACCAGATTGCCTTCTCTCGTGCCGATCAACAAGCATGGCTAGCTACTGCAACACCAGAAAGTAAGTTAGCAGCAGAATTTTTAGACTTTGCCTTGACAGTAATTCAAAGTAACAATGACCCCAACCCAGCTTGGGATCTAGTTGCAGCCATTAACCTGAGTGAACCAGATTTCTCAGTAGAAACTTCCTTATACCTGGAAGTTGATACGACCTCAGATCCTGGAAATACTCAAGGGCAAACTCGTGCTATTCCTAATTTGCCTCCCAATGTTCTAGTTTCCCTCAACCCCAGTTTTAATAATTTGCCCTTCCAACCTGGCCAAGTCTTCTCTTACCTACAAATCCAGTCGGTTCCGGAACCAACATTAATCCCAGGAATCTTAGTTCTAGCTACAGTCAGTGCTGGTATGATGACGCGACGTTCTCAAAAAAAAGTTAATAACAAATTGCGGGCATAA
- a CDS encoding cellulase family glycosylhydrolase: MQPTNPNFSNVQIIKNKIYDLNGQAFITEVIHPFAWDDIYDIYLNIWGLDHIRYADFLLENNHQAYSGYDNHEIDKKTVDIYTIQDAVVMFEIHDGIGAYKNISNPRNQFYTHGINISFGDYGSEDIGLDVTSAASKFSNFKIIGDKIYDPNGQEFIAKGINTFTWDKDYNIYLDNWGFNTIRVPNYLLGSYNQPHPAQDNYQTNKNIVNVYTSQNAVVIFDAHDRIGGYYQGDQWEILKDYWREMAKQFKDNPYVWFNLHNEPGNSQAQPEKWVNYHRQLIDIIRAEGANNVIVVDGEAWGQDYLTQTIASHAHNIMAGNENILFSLHVYDQWLNKDIGAYFDRLQAQDIPIIVGEYGSENIGLDVTQASVNMMLAAQPREIGRIAWVGKANDNNDLTYGKGGHAYYFDGNNTEILTDLGRLTWQDLQRSENLGYADHNFWTRFTSPDKASEASEQGVYDIVIRDISGNKNFPNKLQSSIFISGDNGNNKFDGGDQDDVLIGGDGSDKLSGQNGNDLLVGGKGNDELTGGSGNDIFYIDGRDVGKDIITDFNPQNDALYINNIMEIAQAWTDTGLDKANRYGHLGALRVTNLKELADLTGVLNNLGGSFGAYTIKNQNQLILDLGDTVIHLNGLSNYVQPIQAPLI; the protein is encoded by the coding sequence ATGCAGCCTACTAACCCAAATTTTTCAAATGTCCAGATTATCAAAAATAAAATTTACGACCTTAATGGACAAGCATTTATTACTGAAGTAATCCATCCTTTTGCATGGGATGACATTTATGATATTTATTTAAATATTTGGGGATTAGACCATATTAGATATGCTGATTTTTTATTAGAAAATAATCATCAAGCTTACTCTGGGTATGACAATCATGAAATAGACAAAAAGACTGTAGATATCTATACTATTCAAGATGCGGTGGTCATGTTTGAAATTCATGACGGCATTGGTGCATACAAGAATATTAGTAATCCCAGAAATCAATTTTATACTCATGGTATTAACATTAGTTTTGGGGATTACGGCTCTGAGGATATAGGACTAGATGTTACATCGGCAGCCTCAAAATTCTCAAATTTTAAGATAATTGGCGATAAGATTTATGACCCCAATGGGCAAGAATTTATTGCCAAAGGCATCAATACGTTCACATGGGATAAGGACTACAATATTTATTTAGATAATTGGGGATTTAACACTATTAGAGTTCCTAATTATTTATTAGGAAGTTATAATCAACCTCACCCTGCACAGGACAATTATCAAACAAACAAAAATATTGTCAATGTTTACACAAGTCAAAACGCAGTAGTTATTTTTGATGCTCACGATCGCATTGGTGGATATTACCAAGGAGATCAATGGGAAATCCTCAAAGACTATTGGCGCGAAATGGCGAAGCAGTTTAAAGATAATCCTTATGTTTGGTTTAACTTACATAATGAACCTGGCAACAGTCAAGCACAACCTGAAAAATGGGTAAATTATCACCGTCAATTAATTGACATAATCCGAGCCGAAGGTGCTAACAATGTCATCGTGGTTGATGGAGAAGCGTGGGGACAAGACTATCTCACTCAGACAATTGCTAGTCATGCTCACAATATTATGGCAGGTAACGAAAATATATTATTTTCGCTCCATGTTTACGACCAGTGGCTTAACAAGGATATTGGGGCTTATTTTGATCGCCTCCAAGCTCAGGATATTCCCATCATCGTCGGAGAATACGGCTCTGAAAATATAGGACTAGATGTTACGCAAGCGAGCGTCAATATGATGTTGGCAGCGCAGCCACGAGAGATTGGACGAATTGCTTGGGTGGGAAAAGCTAACGATAACAATGATTTAACTTATGGAAAAGGAGGACACGCTTATTATTTCGATGGTAATAACACAGAGATTTTGACTGATTTGGGTCGTCTGACATGGCAAGATTTGCAGCGAAGCGAGAATTTAGGTTATGCAGATCACAATTTTTGGACACGCTTTACTAGCCCTGATAAAGCTTCTGAAGCATCTGAGCAAGGAGTTTATGACATCGTAATTAGGGACATTTCTGGTAATAAAAACTTCCCCAATAAACTTCAATCTAGCATCTTCATCTCAGGTGATAATGGCAACAATAAATTTGACGGTGGAGATCAAGATGATGTACTGATTGGTGGAGATGGTTCTGACAAACTATCAGGTCAGAATGGTAACGATTTACTAGTGGGCGGTAAAGGCAATGATGAACTAACAGGTGGTTCAGGTAATGATATTTTTTATATCGACGGCAGAGATGTCGGTAAGGATATAATCACAGACTTTAACCCACAAAATGATGCACTTTACATAAACAATATTATGGAAATTGCCCAAGCTTGGACTGATACCGGGCTTGATAAGGCTAATCGTTATGGTCATCTAGGTGCGCTTCGAGTTACCAATCTAAAAGAGCTAGCTGATTTAACCGGAGTTCTTAACAATTTGGGAGGTAGTTTTGGAGCATACACTATTAAGAATCAAAATCAGCTAATTCTTGATCTTGGTGATACAGTCATTCACCTCAATGGTTTGTCTAATTATGTTCAACCCATCCAAGCACCATTAATCTGA